A stretch of Lathyrus oleraceus cultivar Zhongwan6 chromosome 6, CAAS_Psat_ZW6_1.0, whole genome shotgun sequence DNA encodes these proteins:
- the LOC127093901 gene encoding secreted RxLR effector protein 161-like yields the protein MDLCKAISTPMGSGTYVDQDEFGVAIDITKYRGMIGSLLYLTASRPDIMFNVCLYAQFQANPKESHLTVVKRIMKYLKGTTNIGLWYPKGSMCDLVGFSYSDYAGCKTDCKSTSGTCHILGNALVSWSCKKQVCVALNTTEAEYIVVGSYYAQILWLKQ from the coding sequence ATGGATCTTTGCAAAGCTATTTCTACTCCAATGGGATCCggaacttatgttgatcaagatgaatttggTGTGGCAATAGATATTAcaaagtatcgaggtatgatcGGTTCATTATTATATTTAACGGCAAGTcgtcctgacataatgtttaATGTTTGTCTTTATGCTCAATTTCAAGCGAATCCTAAGGAATCACATCTCACAGTTGTAAAGAGAATCATGAAGTATCTAAAGGGAACTACCAATATTGGTctatggtatccaaaaggtagtatGTGTGATTTGGTTGGATTTTCTTACTCGGATTATGCTGGTTGCAAAACGGATTGCAAAAGTACAAGTGGTACTTGTCATATTCTAGGAAATGCACTAGTATCATGGTCCTGTAAGAAACAAGTATGTGTTGCACTTAACACGACCGAAGCAGAATACATTGTGGTAGGAAGTTATTATGCTCAAATTCTTTGGTTGAAACAATAA